A DNA window from Acidobacteriota bacterium contains the following coding sequences:
- a CDS encoding GDP-mannose 4,6-dehydratase encodes MRVLITGGAGFIGSHLTEALLSRGDEVLIMDDLSTGSSENIRHLKNIPKLNYWIDSVMNKALLAELVDESDIVVHLAAAVGVRLIVESPVRTIETNIKGTELVLEAARKKKKKVFIASTSEVYGKSAHFPFREEDDLVLGSTDKGRWSYAASKALDEFLALAYWKERKLPVVVGRFFNTIGPRQTGQYGMVVPNFVRQALEGRPITVFGTGKQSRCFCYVGDTVAAILKLLDAPESVGQVFNIGSSEEISIEGLAKLIKAKLSSSSPISYIPYDQAYEAGFEDMPRRIPSTAKIERCIGWRPSTSLDSTIDLIAEHFRQRQKPSSTTETFDAARRQLENTDAAA; translated from the coding sequence ATGCGTGTTCTCATTACGGGCGGTGCAGGATTTATAGGTTCTCACCTTACAGAAGCATTGCTGTCCCGAGGTGACGAAGTTCTAATTATGGACGACCTCTCCACCGGTAGCTCGGAGAATATTCGCCATCTTAAAAACATTCCAAAGCTCAATTACTGGATCGATTCCGTAATGAACAAGGCTTTGCTGGCCGAACTGGTTGATGAGAGCGATATTGTTGTGCATCTTGCAGCTGCAGTCGGAGTGCGTCTTATTGTCGAGAGCCCGGTCCGTACGATTGAGACCAACATCAAGGGAACGGAATTGGTGCTGGAGGCAGCACGCAAGAAAAAGAAAAAGGTGTTCATCGCTTCGACCTCGGAGGTTTACGGTAAGAGTGCGCACTTTCCCTTCCGCGAAGAGGACGATCTGGTTCTAGGTTCGACGGATAAGGGTCGATGGAGTTATGCCGCATCGAAGGCCCTGGATGAGTTTCTGGCCTTGGCATATTGGAAAGAGAGAAAGCTCCCGGTTGTTGTCGGAAGGTTCTTTAACACCATAGGGCCGCGGCAGACGGGGCAATATGGAATGGTCGTGCCGAACTTCGTTCGGCAGGCTCTGGAGGGCCGGCCGATCACAGTATTTGGAACAGGCAAACAAAGCCGCTGTTTCTGCTATGTAGGAGATACGGTAGCAGCGATTCTGAAATTGCTGGATGCTCCGGAGTCCGTCGGTCAAGTGTTCAACATAGGTAGTTCGGAAGAGATTTCCATTGAAGGTCTCGCCAAGCTAATCAAAGCTAAGCTCAGCAGCAGTTCTCCGATCAGCTACATTCCCTACGACCAGGCTTACGAGGCTGGGTTCGAAGATATGCCGCGTCGAATACCGTCGACGGCCAAGATCGAACGGTGTATCGGATGGCGACCTTCAACGTCTCTTGATAGCACGATTGACCTTATTGCCGAACATTTCAGGCAGAGACAGAAGCCTAGCTCGACTACAGAAACATTTGACGCCGCACGTCGGCAACTGGAAAATACCGACGCGGCAGCGTAG
- a CDS encoding glycosyltransferase: MKAVALSLLREENFDLVLFHGREAIPLLQRVEVPIVVECGDTNCERVLQQMRQASLLHWPKLFFHYVRERRLEERLSRKTPYRFFISARDRENLLGPSDQSVVVPQGVDYDYWKRSSPPSGRNCIVFSGVMSYSPNADAAVFLLDRILPLVRRAISDLEVLIVGRDPLPELVNAAQRFSDVTVTGAVGDIRPYLDRADVFVAPLRFASGVQNKVLEAMSMEVPVVTTPVVAAGLCVSGIEPQLIIGTNAEEIAAGIIRLLTHGEECARLSAEGRRFVEAHCSWSCSAEILEELCFAAVGHVNGSRRPDSTSAGPFLVSTK, from the coding sequence ATGAAGGCGGTGGCCCTCAGTTTGCTGCGGGAGGAAAACTTCGATCTTGTACTCTTTCATGGTCGAGAGGCTATTCCGCTATTACAGAGAGTCGAAGTGCCCATCGTAGTTGAGTGCGGCGACACCAATTGCGAGCGGGTCCTCCAGCAGATGCGACAAGCTTCTCTCTTGCATTGGCCGAAACTATTTTTCCATTATGTGAGGGAACGACGGTTGGAAGAAAGACTCTCGCGCAAAACGCCTTACCGGTTTTTCATCTCGGCGCGGGACAGAGAGAATCTCCTGGGACCTTCCGACCAAAGCGTAGTCGTGCCACAGGGCGTTGATTATGACTACTGGAAACGTAGCTCCCCACCCTCCGGAAGAAACTGCATCGTGTTTTCAGGAGTCATGAGCTATTCCCCTAACGCAGACGCGGCCGTATTTCTACTGGATAGGATACTTCCGCTAGTAAGGCGAGCCATTTCAGATCTGGAAGTTCTGATTGTGGGCCGTGATCCTTTACCGGAGTTGGTAAATGCCGCCCAGCGTTTCTCCGATGTGACGGTTACTGGGGCAGTCGGTGACATCAGACCATATCTGGATCGAGCTGACGTATTTGTTGCACCGCTTCGCTTCGCCTCCGGAGTGCAGAACAAGGTGCTTGAAGCCATGTCGATGGAAGTGCCCGTCGTCACGACTCCTGTGGTAGCGGCTGGACTGTGCGTAAGCGGCATCGAACCGCAATTGATTATCGGCACAAACGCCGAAGAGATTGCCGCCGGTATCATCAGACTTTTGACTCACGGCGAGGAATGCGCGCGCCTTTCCGCAGAAGGCCGCCGGTTTGTCGAAGCTCACTGCTCCTGGTCCTGTAGTGCAGAAATACTTGAGGAGCTATGTTTCGCTGCGGTTGGGCATGTGAACGGATCCCGCAGGCCGGATTCCACTTCCGCGGGACCATTTCTGGTCAGCACGAAATAG
- a CDS encoding polysaccharide biosynthesis/export family protein, with amino-acid sequence MSYIAGTTTNALRMGLALLLLGALASAAQTTQEPTSPIRVAPLPTLIAPGQNGAAVHDISKQGSGGGAFMDSAPATSGDTGQRKILAPSPSTANGGTGFEILIGAGDLIEVSVYGAPDYVKDVRVNSIGEITLPLAGTVKVGGFTPAQAEALIAKRLSDGNFFTDPRVSVLEKEFSTQGISVLGEVQKPGVYQMPGPRKLFDALSAAGGTTPRAGNTVSVLHRSGSQESEVVTMSYDGKSSGQSNIYVYPGDTVVVSKAGVVYVVGDVRLPGGFVMENSQMTILQAYAMAQGANPTAALDRAQLIRKTGPERDPQEKLISLKKILSAKSPDINLQSEDIVFVPTSGAKVAGKRTLDAIVQTATGMAIYSRVP; translated from the coding sequence ATGTCCTATATCGCGGGAACAACAACCAACGCTTTGCGCATGGGCCTGGCACTTCTGCTACTTGGAGCGCTTGCATCGGCTGCCCAAACGACGCAAGAGCCCACTTCACCGATTAGGGTTGCGCCTCTACCAACTCTGATCGCACCTGGTCAGAATGGCGCGGCAGTGCATGACATATCGAAACAGGGTTCAGGTGGTGGTGCTTTTATGGATTCTGCTCCCGCCACCAGCGGAGATACCGGCCAACGAAAAATTCTTGCGCCTTCTCCGTCTACCGCAAACGGGGGGACCGGTTTTGAGATCCTGATTGGGGCAGGCGATTTGATTGAGGTCAGCGTGTACGGTGCGCCGGACTATGTCAAGGATGTCAGAGTTAATTCGATAGGTGAGATAACACTGCCTCTGGCGGGTACAGTCAAAGTCGGCGGCTTCACCCCGGCCCAGGCCGAAGCGCTCATCGCAAAGCGTCTCAGCGACGGCAACTTCTTCACTGATCCGCGTGTTTCCGTTCTCGAAAAGGAATTCAGTACGCAGGGCATTTCTGTCTTGGGTGAGGTTCAGAAGCCTGGGGTTTATCAGATGCCCGGGCCCCGAAAACTGTTTGACGCACTCTCTGCCGCTGGCGGCACTACTCCCCGAGCTGGCAATACTGTATCAGTGTTGCATCGGTCCGGCTCGCAAGAGTCGGAAGTAGTAACCATGTCTTACGACGGTAAGTCTTCCGGCCAAAGCAATATCTATGTGTATCCGGGCGATACGGTAGTGGTATCTAAAGCGGGAGTTGTCTACGTCGTTGGGGATGTTCGTCTGCCTGGCGGGTTCGTCATGGAGAACTCGCAGATGACGATTCTCCAAGCATACGCAATGGCACAGGGCGCCAATCCCACCGCCGCTCTCGACAGAGCACAGTTGATTCGCAAAACGGGACCTGAAAGGGATCCCCAGGAGAAACTCATCTCTCTCAAGAAGATACTGTCCGCAAAATCGCCCGATATCAATCTGCAATCGGAAGACATAGTCTTCGTTCCCACCAGTGGCGCGAAAGTGGCGGGCAAGCGAACCCTCGACGCCATTGTCCAGACTGCTACTGGCATGGCGATCTATAGCAGGGTTCCATAG